From Stigmatopora nigra isolate UIUO_SnigA chromosome 5, RoL_Snig_1.1, whole genome shotgun sequence, a single genomic window includes:
- the pgm1 gene encoding phosphoglucomutase-1: MVKVTKVKTKPYTDQKPGTSGLRKRVTVFQQNQHYAENFIQSIISVIEPTERQTATLVVGGDGRFFMKDAIQLIVQIAAANGIGHLVIGQDGIMSTPAVSCVIRKMKAIGGIILTASHNPGGPNGDFGIKYNISSGGPAPEGITDKIFEISKGIQEYHICPDLKVDLSKIGKQTFEVEGFKPFNVEIVDSVEAYADMLRGIFDFAALKDLLSGANHINVRLDAMHGVVGPYVKKIVCEELGSPISSAVNCVPKEDFGGHHPDPNLTYAADLVNAMKGGEYDFGAAFDGDGDRNMVLGKHGFFVNPSDSVAVIAANITSIPYFQKTGVKGLARSMPTSGALDNVAKAMKMQLYETPTGWKFFGNLMDAGKLSLCGEESFGTGSDHIREKDGLWAVLAWLSILANRKQSVEDIMKNHWQKFGRNFFTRYDYEEVDSDAANTMIKGLETAMFDPSFVGKKFSSGDKTYEVAIADNFAYTDPVDGSVSKNQGLRIIFADGSRIIFRLSGTGSAGATVRLYIDSYEKDPQKIYQDPQVMLAPLVDIALKVSQLHEKTGRSGPTVIT; encoded by the exons ATGGTGAAAGTAACGAAGGTGAAAACGAAGCCGTATACGGACCAGAAGCCCGGAACGAGCGGCCTGAGGAAGAGGGTGACCGTTTTCCAGCAAAACCAGCACTATGCGGAAAACTTCATTCAGAGCATTATATCGGTTATCGAGCCGACTGAGCGCCAGACAGCCACTCTGGTGGTTGGAGGTGACGGCAGGTTCTTCATGAAAGACGCCATTCAGCTCATCGTTCAGATTGCAGCTGCCAACGGG ATTGGTCACCTTGTGATAGGCCAGGATGGCATCATGTCCACACCAGCTGTGTCCTGTGTGATCCGCAAGATGAAGGCAATCGGTGGGATCATCCTGACAGCTAGCCACAACCCAGGTGGCCCCAATGGAGACTTTGGGATCAAGTACAACATTTCTAGTGGAG GGCCTGCTCCTGAAGGCATTACAGACAAGATATTTGAGATCAGCAAGGGCATACAGGAATATCATATTTGCCCAGATCTCAAAGTGGATTTGTCAAAGATTGGGAAGCAGACCTTTGAAGTGGAGGGTTTCAAGCCTTTCAATG TGGAGATTGTGGATTCTGTTGAGGCATATGCAGATATGCTGAGGGGGATCTTTGACTTTGCTGCACTCAAGGACCTTCTTTCTGGAGCCAACCACATAAATGTCCGGCTAGATGCAATGCATGGAG tggttGGTCCTTACGTGAAGAAGATTGTGTGTGAAGAGTTGGGTTCTCCAATCAGCTCTGCAGTAAACTGTGTCCCCAAAGAGGACTTTGGTGGGCACCACCCTGACCCAAATCTTACTTATGCTGCTGACCTGGTTAACGCCATGAAAGGTGGAGAATATGACTTTGGTGCTGCCTTTGATGGTGATGGT GACCGTAACATGGTGCTCGGCAAACATGGATTTTTCGTGAACCCCTCAGACTCTGTGGCTGTTATTGCCGCCAACATTACCAGCATTCCGTACTTTCAAAAGACTGGCGTGAAGGGACTGGCTCGCAGTATGCCCACTAGTGGTGCCCTAGACAA tGTGGCCAAAGCAATGAAAATGCAATTATATGAGACTCCGACAGGCTGGAAGTTCTTTGGGAATTTGATGGATGCAGGAAAACTGTCACTGTGTGGAGAGGAGAGCTTTGGCACTG GCTCCGATCATATTCGGGAAAAAGATGGTCTGTGGGCAGTCCTCGCATGGTTGTCAATCTTAGCCAATCGGAAACAGAGCGTTGAAGACATCATGAAGAATCACTGGCAAAAATTTGGCAGAAACTTCTTCACCAG ATATGACTACGAAGAGGTTGACTCAGATGCGGCCAACACAATGATCAAGGGTCTGGAAACAGCAATGTTCGACCCATCCTTTGTGGGGAAAAAGTTCTCATCCGGTGATAAGACATATGAAGTGGCAATTGCAGACAACTTTGCCTACACAGATCCTGTTGATGGAAGTGTTTCCAAAAACCAG GGCCTCAGGATTATCTTCGCTGATGGTTCTCGAATTATTTTCCGTCTAAGCGGCACAGGCAGTGCAGGTGCAACTGTCCGGCTCTACATTGATAGCTATGAGAAGGACCCCCAGAAAATATATCAGGACCCTCAG GTGATGTTGGCACCCTTGGTCGACATCGCCTTGAAGGTCTCACAGCTCCATGAGAAGACTGGACGCTCTGGCCCAACTGTGATCACATGA